The following proteins are encoded in a genomic region of Hippocampus zosterae strain Florida chromosome 2, ASM2543408v3, whole genome shotgun sequence:
- the LOC127596726 gene encoding probable N-acetyltransferase 8B, with amino-acid sequence MAQKNNLQVNIREYRPSDHGVVTELFGDSIRENIYPAFFKSMSHSDHVGVALSISMAGYVLGGSSYFQALLFGAAWAGFIYFCCHEIYEGYMLRRLNADMADIQANYLDNPNNGFWVAEAADKELSRVVGMVAVIGQRETEEDGHRNNLNGGMRTGSSADGSGDSGKMSHLAVAFPWRRRKVGSHLTRRALDFCKERGFARLVLDVSSPQTGAVSLLRKSGFIQMSTHHDTHANRWISKLARISVTRMEKIL; translated from the exons ATGGCCCAGAAAAACAACC TCCAGGTCAACATCAGGGAATACCGACCCTCCGATCATGGTGTGGTCACAGAGTTGTTTGGTGACAGCATCCGCGAGAACATATACCCGGCCTTCTTCAAGTCCATGAGCCACTCTGACCACGTGGGTGTGGCACTTAGCATCTCCATGGCCGGCTACGTGCTTGGGGGCAGCTCCTACTTCCAGGCGCTGCTCTTCGGCGCGGCGTGGGCCGGGTTCATCTATTTCTGCTGTCACGAGATCTACGAGGGCTACATGCTGAGGAGGCTCAACGCAGACATGGCTGACATCCAAGCCAACTACTTGGACAACCCAAATAATGGTTTCTGGGTGGCGGAGGCAGCAGACAAAGAACTGTCCAGGGTGGTGGGCATGGTGGCGGTGATTGGACAAAGGGAAACGGAAGAAGATGGGCATCGTAACAACTTGAACGGCGGTATGAGGACAGGATCATCGGCCGACGGGAGTGGCGATAGCGGCAAGATGTCCCACTTGGCTGTGGCGTTCCCGTGGCGTCGGAGGAAGGTGGGCTCCCACCTGACCCGGCGGGCATTAGACTTTTGTAAAGAACGGGGCTTCGCACGTCTTGTGCTGGATGTCAGCTCGCCGCAGACGGGGGCCGTCTCGCTTCTCCGAAAAAGCGGCTTTATTCAGATGTCAACGCACCACGACACACACGCCAATCGCTGGATCTCCAAACTGGCCAGAATCAGTGTGACACGCATGGAGAAAATCCTCTGA